Proteins encoded by one window of Desulfovibrio ferrophilus:
- a CDS encoding Na+/H+ antiporter subunit E: MVYNRKQSKKRKPRRRFGAMALTFLIMALSWIVLSGQFDPFHMSLGVISCAIVAWFSSDLLFPPDSRAAITGTWFRFIMYIPWLIWEIMKANVWLMYLAFHPRMMDKISPRVIKIDSNLKGTMSRLTYANSITLTPGTITVHVDINGRYTVHAIDQKSADGLPGDMEHKIAKTFGED, translated from the coding sequence ATGGTATACAACCGCAAACAGTCCAAAAAGAGAAAGCCGAGACGCCGGTTCGGGGCCATGGCCCTGACCTTTCTCATCATGGCGCTCAGCTGGATCGTACTCTCAGGTCAATTCGATCCATTTCATATGAGCCTGGGAGTCATCTCCTGCGCCATTGTGGCCTGGTTTTCGTCTGACCTCTTGTTCCCTCCGGACTCCAGAGCTGCCATCACCGGAACCTGGTTCAGATTCATCATGTACATCCCCTGGCTGATCTGGGAAATCATGAAAGCCAATGTCTGGCTCATGTATCTCGCCTTTCACCCCAGGATGATGGACAAGATCTCCCCCCGGGTCATCAAGATCGACTCCAACCTGAAGGGAACCATGTCCCGCCTGACCTATGCCAATTCCATTACGCTCACCCCCGGCACCATCACGGTTCACGTTGATATCAACGGCCGTTACACCGTGCATGCCATCGATCAGAAGTCCGCTGACGGACTGCCCGGGGACATGGAGCACAAAATCGCCAAAACCTTCGGGGAGGACTAG
- a CDS encoding Na(+)/H(+) antiporter subunit B produces MKKLASVTILLLGIMLIAITAEFPRWGDPQSPASTYLSPHFIEKTIEETSVPNIVTAVLGDYRGYDTMFETTVVFCAGAACFFILGAFRREDDDQIRYFRHKDTGVVLKVKPNGTRPNSRSDFERIDPTWTPYDFIVSRVASLMIPFIQLFGLYVVAHGHHSPGGGFQGGVILAAGFLLLALSHNLRTLSARVSNKTLGLMSASGVLIYAGWGALALLFGGNFLDYSVLGVLLGLDPIAARSMGILIVEIGVALTVMSTMVIIYNNVASVGAYDEGL; encoded by the coding sequence ATGAAAAAACTCGCTTCTGTCACCATCCTCCTGTTGGGCATCATGCTCATCGCCATCACCGCGGAATTCCCGCGCTGGGGTGATCCGCAGTCACCTGCGTCCACGTACCTCTCACCGCATTTCATCGAGAAAACCATCGAGGAAACCTCAGTTCCGAACATCGTCACTGCCGTCCTTGGAGACTATCGAGGGTACGACACCATGTTCGAAACCACCGTTGTCTTCTGCGCCGGTGCGGCCTGCTTCTTCATCCTTGGGGCCTTCCGCCGCGAGGATGACGATCAGATCCGCTACTTCCGTCACAAGGACACGGGCGTGGTCCTCAAGGTCAAACCCAACGGCACCCGTCCCAATTCCCGGTCGGACTTCGAACGCATCGACCCCACCTGGACCCCTTATGACTTCATCGTCTCCCGGGTAGCCAGCCTGATGATCCCGTTCATCCAGCTCTTCGGACTGTATGTCGTGGCCCACGGGCACCACAGCCCCGGCGGTGGTTTCCAGGGCGGCGTCATCCTGGCCGCTGGCTTCCTGTTGCTGGCCCTGTCGCATAACCTGCGTACCCTTTCCGCACGCGTCAGCAACAAGACCCTGGGACTGATGTCCGCATCGGGCGTACTGATTTACGCTGGATGGGGTGCCTTGGCCCTGTTGTTCGGCGGCAACTTCCTGGACTACTCGGTGCTTGGCGTACTGCTCGGCCTCGATCCCATCGCCGCCCGCTCCATGGGTATCCTGATCGTCGAGATCGGGGTGGCCCTGACGGTCATGTCCACCATGGTCATCATCTATAATAACGTCGCTTCTGTCGGCGCATACGACGAGGGGCTGTAA
- a CDS encoding response regulator produces MAYTVLFIAPEDSFRQQLSVLLAAQGLLVTEEADPEEAVRVLTDHGADVVLYATGESHEDDLRRIQRMHDAAPKAGIILLENGGSIDFVMEARKRGVWDDILIPFELTELLEKIRAAGKRARPEDKQE; encoded by the coding sequence ATGGCGTATACCGTCCTGTTCATCGCGCCGGAGGACAGCTTCCGACAACAGCTTTCGGTTCTGCTTGCTGCGCAGGGCTTACTCGTCACAGAGGAAGCAGATCCGGAGGAGGCCGTGCGGGTGCTGACGGATCATGGGGCTGACGTTGTTTTATATGCCACCGGAGAGTCACACGAAGACGATTTACGCCGAATCCAACGCATGCATGATGCCGCACCTAAAGCTGGAATCATTCTGCTTGAAAACGGAGGAAGCATTGATTTCGTCATGGAGGCCCGCAAGCGAGGCGTTTGGGACGACATCCTGATTCCCTTTGAATTGACCGAACTTCTGGAAAAAATCCGTGCCGCAGGAAAACGGGCCAGGCCCGAGGACAAGCAAGAGTAA
- the mnhG gene encoding monovalent cation/H(+) antiporter subunit G, which translates to MLDIIVVTLLVLGLIVFFGGSLGIVRFPDFYSRLHPAGKMDTLASLFMLGGLALYELNDISSTSVLTALKIMLILVFVFIASPTATHAIVDAGFRAGQKPWTQGQPRR; encoded by the coding sequence ATGCTCGACATCATCGTTGTGACGCTGCTTGTCCTTGGGCTGATCGTCTTTTTTGGCGGCTCCCTTGGTATCGTGCGTTTTCCCGACTTTTATTCCCGCCTGCATCCCGCAGGCAAGATGGACACCCTGGCCTCGCTGTTCATGCTTGGTGGACTTGCCCTGTATGAACTCAATGACATCAGCAGCACCTCAGTGCTCACGGCTCTGAAAATCATGCTGATCCTGGTCTTTGTATTCATCGCCAGTCCTACGGCCACCCACGCCATCGTGGATGCCGGATTCCGGGCCGGACAGAAACCATGGACTCAGGGCCAACCAAGGAGATAG
- a CDS encoding sigma-54 interaction domain-containing protein — MPDAISIVASPSVQGILNSPIAFQPLLDEIPIAVVILDKNRRVVAMNQAAEVLTGLPAKRVMNLPCRHVLRSNVCVKNCPLVSIDNDGAPVCVEGDIINVDRQRIPVRITAARIQGMDGSTLGYMETLDNMSLIQNLEPEKQAAFGFAGIIAHSPKMESLFQLIPSVAQTDSSVLITGETGTGKDLLADSIHQASSRAKGPFVKVNCGALPETLLESELFGHVKGAFTGAVENKSGRFRLAHNGSLFLTEIGDLPLALQVKLLSFLDDKTFYPIGASKPAKVDVRIIAATHRNLEEMVRERRFREDLLFRLNVVRMHLPPLRERGEDAELIMNHFLNRFRTTFKKGVKIFDPRAKDMLLDYHYPGNVRELRNIVEYAVNVCEDETITVDHLPAYLTNPERYASAPQPAKIPQPHTEARPTDTRPHAANWEDAERELIMDALVQAKGRRGQAADTLNWARSTLWRKMKKHGLDDKG; from the coding sequence ATGCCCGACGCCATCTCCATAGTAGCCAGCCCCAGCGTTCAGGGGATTCTCAACTCGCCCATAGCATTTCAGCCATTGCTGGATGAAATCCCCATTGCCGTTGTCATTCTCGACAAGAACAGAAGAGTTGTCGCCATGAACCAGGCCGCCGAAGTCCTGACCGGACTCCCAGCCAAACGGGTCATGAACCTTCCCTGCCGACACGTCCTGCGGAGCAATGTCTGCGTCAAGAACTGCCCGCTGGTGTCCATTGATAACGATGGAGCGCCGGTGTGCGTAGAGGGTGATATCATCAATGTCGACCGACAGCGCATACCGGTCCGCATCACCGCCGCACGCATCCAGGGAATGGATGGCTCCACCCTGGGCTACATGGAAACCCTGGACAACATGAGCCTCATCCAGAATCTCGAACCCGAGAAACAAGCAGCCTTCGGATTTGCCGGCATCATTGCCCACAGCCCAAAAATGGAAAGCCTGTTTCAATTGATCCCCAGCGTTGCCCAGACCGATTCATCGGTACTCATCACTGGCGAAACCGGCACGGGCAAGGATCTTCTGGCTGATTCAATCCACCAGGCCTCGAGCCGAGCCAAAGGCCCCTTCGTCAAGGTCAACTGCGGCGCACTGCCCGAGACATTACTGGAAAGCGAACTCTTCGGGCACGTCAAAGGAGCTTTTACCGGTGCGGTGGAAAACAAGAGCGGCCGGTTCCGCCTGGCTCACAACGGCTCGCTGTTCCTGACAGAAATCGGCGATCTCCCCCTGGCCTTGCAGGTCAAACTCCTTTCCTTTCTGGACGACAAGACCTTCTACCCCATCGGAGCCTCAAAGCCAGCCAAGGTAGATGTGCGCATCATCGCCGCCACCCACCGCAATCTCGAAGAGATGGTCCGGGAGCGACGCTTCCGCGAAGATCTGCTTTTCCGACTGAATGTTGTCCGGATGCACCTGCCCCCCTTACGGGAACGCGGCGAGGACGCCGAATTGATCATGAATCATTTTCTCAACCGTTTTCGAACCACCTTCAAGAAAGGGGTCAAGATCTTCGATCCTCGGGCCAAAGACATGCTCCTTGACTATCACTACCCGGGAAACGTCCGAGAACTCCGCAATATCGTAGAATATGCGGTCAACGTCTGCGAAGACGAAACCATTACCGTGGATCACCTTCCGGCCTACCTGACCAACCCGGAGCGTTACGCCTCAGCCCCCCAACCAGCCAAAATCCCACAGCCACACACCGAAGCACGCCCCACAGACACACGCCCCCACGCCGCAAATTGGGAAGATGCCGAACGCGAGCTCATCATGGACGCCTTGGTACAGGCCAAGGGACGGCGAGGACAAGCCGCCGACACCTTGAACTGGGCACGTAGCACCCTGTGGCGCAAAATGAAGAAACACGGACTGGATGACAAAGGATAA
- a CDS encoding monovalent cation/H+ antiporter complex subunit F codes for MDGFFLTTALILIGLMLMTLYRAIVGPTVLDRLLGVNGIGSKTVVLLVIAGHLFHREEMFVDIALAYGMLNFIAVIASAKFFQKRKGLHQEPQGQ; via the coding sequence ATGGACGGATTCTTTCTGACCACTGCACTGATCCTCATCGGACTGATGCTCATGACCTTGTATCGTGCCATTGTCGGCCCCACGGTCCTCGACCGCTTGTTGGGCGTCAACGGTATCGGTTCCAAAACCGTTGTTTTGCTGGTCATCGCCGGGCACCTCTTCCATCGTGAGGAAATGTTCGTCGATATCGCGCTGGCCTATGGCATGCTGAACTTCATTGCTGTCATCGCCTCCGCAAAATTCTTCCAAAAACGCAAGGGGTTGCACCAAGAACCCCAGGGCCAATAG
- a CDS encoding L-threonylcarbamoyladenylate synthase — MSLSFAEASAIMARGGCLVYPTETLYAVGADGRDAGAAARIYQFKSRDVDKPLPLILGDVGQLSLVTDLSDPDLERLARAFWPGPLSVLVPALKELPALVHDRRGLTSVRVTPHPLAARLALDCCAPLIATSANISGRPAVADPRLLDLELTSQVDGVLAEKPWPSGGLPSTVVGLEGQGRLTVYRQGAVSLAALRRAGFMPESLSPMV; from the coding sequence ATGAGCCTGAGCTTTGCCGAGGCCTCGGCCATTATGGCCAGGGGCGGTTGCCTGGTTTATCCCACCGAGACGCTTTATGCCGTTGGAGCGGATGGTAGGGATGCAGGCGCGGCAGCGCGCATTTATCAGTTCAAGTCTCGGGACGTGGACAAACCATTACCATTGATATTGGGAGATGTGGGGCAGTTGTCCCTGGTCACGGATCTGAGCGATCCTGATCTGGAGCGCCTGGCTCGGGCTTTCTGGCCGGGGCCATTATCCGTGCTTGTTCCGGCCTTGAAAGAGCTTCCTGCTCTGGTGCACGACCGCCGGGGATTGACTAGTGTGCGAGTGACGCCACATCCTCTGGCTGCTCGTCTGGCTCTGGATTGTTGCGCGCCACTCATTGCCACCAGCGCAAATATCAGTGGACGCCCGGCCGTGGCTGACCCGAGGCTGCTTGACCTTGAACTGACTTCTCAAGTGGATGGAGTGCTGGCTGAAAAGCCCTGGCCTTCCGGTGGATTGCCGTCCACAGTTGTGGGGCTTGAAGGACAAGGTCGGCTCACGGTCTATCGCCAGGGGGCCGTATCGCTGGCTGCCTTACGCCGGGCGGGGTTCATGCCCGAGTCCCTGTCTCCGATGGTTTAA
- a CDS encoding NUDIX domain-containing protein, producing MVLEKPCPHCGKSVLHYRNPVPTVDVVIFEPERGIVLIERSNPPHGWALPGGFVDYGETVEAAAIREALEETGLPVTLTGLLGVYSDPERDPRQHTLSVVYTARVPEGLNPQAGDDAARAQFFPLEKLPAVMAFDHAKIINDFQCRYGEVVPEM from the coding sequence ATGGTTCTCGAAAAGCCCTGTCCGCATTGTGGGAAGTCCGTCCTGCACTATCGTAATCCCGTCCCCACCGTCGATGTCGTAATTTTTGAACCAGAGCGAGGTATTGTACTCATCGAACGTTCCAATCCCCCTCATGGCTGGGCCTTGCCTGGTGGATTCGTGGACTATGGAGAGACTGTTGAGGCCGCCGCAATCCGTGAGGCCCTTGAAGAAACAGGATTGCCTGTCACGTTGACCGGATTGCTTGGTGTGTATTCCGACCCTGAACGTGACCCCAGGCAGCATACTCTCAGTGTTGTCTATACAGCCCGAGTACCCGAAGGCTTGAACCCGCAGGCGGGAGATGATGCGGCAAGGGCACAATTTTTCCCTCTGGAAAAACTGCCCGCGGTCATGGCCTTTGATCACGCAAAGATCATTAATGATTTTCAGTGCAGGTACGGTGAGGTCGTTCCCGAAATGTAA
- a CDS encoding Na(+)/H(+) antiporter subunit B produces the protein MIWQIDTAMLLLVVVVAIASLQVKDLLGAGILFGAYSFMMCVLWTVMGAVDVAFTEATVGAGVSTVLFIAAVFRTSRRTKD, from the coding sequence ATGATCTGGCAAATCGATACAGCCATGCTCCTGTTGGTGGTGGTGGTCGCCATCGCCTCGTTGCAGGTCAAGGACCTGCTCGGCGCTGGCATCCTCTTCGGAGCATACAGCTTCATGATGTGCGTACTCTGGACCGTCATGGGCGCTGTTGACGTCGCCTTTACCGAGGCCACCGTCGGCGCGGGTGTGTCCACCGTACTGTTCATCGCTGCGGTGTTCAGAACATCAAGGAGGACGAAGGACTGA
- a CDS encoding SLC13 family permease — MTAATKTAESFDWKRLIFMLLGVGLFTIVYYSPAWPDAVDPQGQHFLLSREGKGALAVFLLAGTWWVFEVVPIGVTSLMIGILQAMFLIRPAKAAFKDFMDPSVMFIFASLVIGTVFTKTGLTKRLAYKMLDIVGERTSMIYLGSFVVCAALTHIMAHTAVAATLYPLLIAIYSLYTDDPKTPTKFGKGLFMGMAYVAGAGSIVTLLGAARGAVALGFYKDIMDKDITFFELSYYMAPIGWLMTFLLWGFFMVVCKPEKKTIPGLREKARELNASLGSLKRNEIMAALIVGIAIVIMSLRSFIPALQAIDKTAIILMTTVLFYVFKILDLKDLEEVPWNIILLFAGAMSIGFCLWETGAAKWMAVNWLTMFQEAHWFVFVMSIAFFVMMMTNFIMNVAAIAISLPVALVIAPYLGVTGEVILFSSLIVAGMPFLLLVGAAPNAIAYNSKQFTSGEFFMYGVPASILLMIVTGFAVYVLWPLMGMSTTLPVGG; from the coding sequence ATGACTGCCGCAACCAAGACCGCCGAATCCTTCGACTGGAAACGGCTTATCTTCATGCTGCTAGGCGTGGGCCTCTTCACGATTGTCTATTATTCACCCGCCTGGCCCGATGCTGTGGACCCCCAGGGCCAGCATTTCCTCCTCTCACGAGAAGGCAAAGGCGCACTCGCCGTATTCCTGCTCGCAGGCACATGGTGGGTATTCGAAGTCGTCCCCATTGGTGTGACCTCACTGATGATCGGCATCCTGCAGGCCATGTTCCTGATCCGCCCGGCCAAGGCCGCGTTCAAGGATTTCATGGACCCATCCGTAATGTTCATCTTCGCCTCTCTGGTCATCGGCACCGTGTTTACCAAGACCGGTCTGACCAAGAGACTTGCCTACAAGATGCTGGACATCGTGGGCGAACGAACATCCATGATCTATCTGGGCAGCTTCGTGGTTTGTGCCGCACTGACCCACATCATGGCCCACACCGCAGTGGCCGCGACCTTGTACCCGCTGCTGATCGCCATCTACAGCCTGTACACCGACGACCCAAAGACCCCCACCAAGTTCGGCAAGGGTCTGTTCATGGGCATGGCCTATGTCGCAGGCGCGGGCTCCATCGTCACCTTGCTGGGTGCGGCCCGTGGCGCAGTGGCCCTGGGCTTCTATAAAGACATCATGGACAAGGACATCACGTTCTTCGAGCTCAGCTACTACATGGCACCCATCGGCTGGCTGATGACCTTCCTGCTGTGGGGCTTCTTCATGGTCGTGTGCAAGCCCGAAAAGAAGACCATACCCGGTTTGCGCGAGAAGGCTCGTGAACTGAACGCCTCTTTGGGCTCCCTGAAACGGAATGAAATCATGGCTGCACTCATCGTGGGTATTGCCATCGTGATCATGAGCCTCCGCTCCTTTATCCCTGCGCTGCAGGCCATCGACAAAACCGCCATCATCCTGATGACCACGGTCCTGTTCTATGTCTTCAAGATTCTTGACCTCAAGGATCTGGAGGAAGTTCCCTGGAATATTATTCTGCTCTTTGCCGGTGCCATGTCCATCGGTTTCTGCCTCTGGGAAACCGGCGCTGCCAAGTGGATGGCCGTTAACTGGCTGACCATGTTCCAGGAAGCGCACTGGTTCGTGTTTGTGATGAGCATCGCCTTCTTCGTCATGATGATGACCAACTTCATCATGAACGTGGCCGCCATCGCGATCTCGCTCCCGGTGGCCCTGGTCATCGCGCCTTATCTGGGCGTGACCGGCGAAGTCATTTTGTTCTCCTCCCTGATTGTGGCTGGTATGCCTTTCCTGCTGCTGGTCGGCGCGGCTCCCAATGCCATTGCCTACAACTCAAAGCAGTTTACCAGTGGGGAGTTCTTCATGTACGGTGTGCCGGCATCGATTCTGCTGATGATCGTCACAGGCTTCGCCGTCTACGTCCTGTGGCCCCTCATGGGCATGTCAACCACCCTGCCTGTCGGCGGCTAG
- a CDS encoding NifB/NifX family molybdenum-iron cluster-binding protein: MKKALVTLDLDHVASRFDLTAEVWIGQVGPDSSPKGKTLVLSSASADELCKLILTEKAEIVVTGAIEYKFYDYLEWKGVTVYDSVVGHLDAVVEALDAETLTQGDILDFEAKAL; encoded by the coding sequence ATGAAAAAAGCACTCGTCACCCTGGACCTTGACCACGTTGCCTCCCGCTTCGATCTGACCGCAGAGGTCTGGATCGGACAGGTCGGACCGGATTCATCACCCAAAGGCAAAACGCTCGTTCTCTCCTCTGCCTCAGCGGATGAGTTGTGCAAACTGATACTCACTGAAAAAGCCGAAATTGTAGTCACCGGTGCCATTGAATACAAATTCTACGACTATCTGGAATGGAAAGGCGTCACCGTGTACGACTCCGTAGTGGGCCACCTGGATGCCGTAGTCGAAGCCCTGGATGCCGAGACACTCACACAGGGAGACATCCTCGACTTTGAAGCAAAGGCTCTATAA
- a CDS encoding TrmH family RNA methyltransferase, translating to MKKLPQCRTDNRKARVRHVVERRQKDLRLLVANVHDPHNVSAILRSCDAFGVNAVDLYYTDTAFPNLGKKSSASAKKWVSQQRHTDAASLVGGLREQGYQILSTGFSERAKPLTEWNMALPTVIMLGNEHRGVDPELDALVPDQIYVPMMGMVQSLNVSVAAAVILYEAWRQRNVKGMYDRPSYGADEVEAMIEEWCSK from the coding sequence ATGAAGAAACTCCCCCAGTGCAGAACAGACAACCGCAAGGCCCGCGTTCGCCATGTTGTGGAACGCCGCCAGAAAGATCTTCGATTGCTCGTTGCCAATGTGCACGATCCGCATAATGTCTCTGCCATTTTGCGTAGTTGTGATGCCTTTGGCGTCAATGCCGTGGATCTGTATTATACCGACACCGCGTTTCCGAATCTGGGCAAGAAATCATCGGCCTCCGCCAAGAAGTGGGTCTCGCAACAGCGTCATACCGATGCTGCTTCGTTGGTGGGGGGATTGCGTGAGCAGGGCTATCAGATTCTGTCCACTGGTTTTTCGGAGCGAGCCAAGCCTTTGACCGAATGGAATATGGCTCTGCCCACCGTTATTATGCTTGGCAATGAGCACCGTGGGGTGGACCCGGAATTGGATGCATTGGTTCCGGATCAGATCTATGTGCCCATGATGGGGATGGTTCAAAGTCTCAACGTATCCGTGGCAGCTGCGGTCATCCTGTACGAGGCCTGGCGCCAGCGAAACGTCAAGGGAATGTATGATCGTCCCAGCTATGGAGCCGACGAGGTTGAAGCCATGATTGAGGAGTGGTGCTCAAAATGA
- a CDS encoding transferase: MDQLKNLIESIITRVNVNLHEFVDVGPHLRTIVSQENLSSFYAFYGLTPTHPLHFKFSESCLSGTYFLGKCEVTRSVLYKSDIRGDELKRKGDVVKFEDMELKLYNDEFIAIRDSFLIKTLVHNKSHDPENLEKFAIRNTVALHWANIHGAPMDGCFLEPFATVDLTSAHNCAFGTHSYVQAGELSHTYVEPGRIWVKAEGAFEFDYKFPREILDKYVKYEPGKPPTGKMLDYVEERKADFIPIYSSVTQETQLNVPGSASLSPYAVVKGNCSVDENVLVCQRAYLEEASLGQGANAQENCYIVHSRLDGMNVTAHGGKIIHAHCGPNCFVGFNAFVHGTPENPVQVGKGCIIMPHTIIDADEPLEIPDGTLVWGFVGSKADLERNSIAISRLKEFSGETTFGDMSFSGSGKAFVDAFAHRIQHILEENGAYFESGDNGIGHAQQNNEMSFNIVQPYPDGPLKGLYPTVEISPAHLDMF; encoded by the coding sequence ATGGACCAGCTGAAGAATCTCATCGAAAGCATCATTACCCGCGTCAACGTCAACCTGCACGAATTCGTGGACGTGGGGCCTCACCTTCGAACCATCGTTTCCCAAGAGAACCTGTCATCCTTCTATGCCTTTTACGGCCTGACCCCAACTCACCCTCTGCATTTCAAATTCTCGGAATCATGCCTGTCCGGCACCTACTTTCTGGGCAAATGCGAAGTGACCCGCTCGGTCCTCTACAAGAGCGACATCCGCGGCGACGAACTCAAGCGCAAAGGTGATGTGGTCAAATTCGAAGACATGGAGCTCAAACTATACAATGATGAGTTCATTGCCATCCGTGACAGCTTCCTGATCAAGACTCTGGTCCATAACAAGTCTCACGACCCCGAAAACCTTGAAAAATTCGCAATTCGCAATACCGTTGCTCTGCACTGGGCCAACATCCATGGCGCCCCCATGGACGGCTGTTTCCTGGAGCCCTTTGCCACCGTCGACCTGACCAGTGCGCACAACTGCGCATTCGGCACGCACAGCTATGTTCAGGCCGGAGAGCTTTCGCACACCTATGTGGAGCCGGGGCGCATCTGGGTCAAAGCCGAGGGAGCCTTCGAGTTTGACTATAAATTCCCCCGTGAAATCCTCGACAAGTACGTCAAGTACGAGCCTGGCAAGCCCCCCACTGGCAAGATGCTGGACTATGTGGAGGAACGGAAAGCAGACTTCATCCCCATCTACAGTTCAGTGACTCAGGAAACCCAGCTCAATGTGCCGGGGAGTGCATCCCTGTCGCCCTATGCCGTGGTTAAAGGCAACTGCAGCGTGGATGAAAATGTACTGGTCTGCCAGCGGGCCTATCTGGAAGAAGCATCTCTGGGGCAAGGAGCCAACGCCCAGGAGAACTGCTACATCGTGCATTCCCGCCTGGATGGCATGAACGTCACCGCACATGGCGGCAAGATCATCCACGCCCACTGCGGCCCCAACTGCTTCGTCGGCTTCAACGCCTTCGTTCACGGCACACCGGAAAACCCCGTACAGGTGGGCAAGGGCTGCATTATCATGCCCCACACCATCATCGACGCCGACGAGCCTCTTGAAATCCCCGATGGCACACTTGTTTGGGGATTTGTGGGTTCCAAGGCCGATCTGGAGCGAAACTCCATCGCCATTTCACGCCTCAAAGAATTCAGTGGTGAAACCACCTTCGGCGATATGAGCTTCTCCGGATCGGGCAAGGCATTTGTGGACGCCTTCGCTCATCGCATTCAGCACATCTTGGAAGAAAATGGAGCCTATTTCGAAAGCGGCGACAATGGCATCGGCCACGCCCAGCAGAACAACGAAATGTCCTTTAACATCGTACAGCCTTATCCGGATGGCCCGCTGAAGGGACTCTACCCCACGGTCGAGATCTCCCCAGCTCATCTGGACATGTTCTAG
- the glgA gene encoding glycogen synthase GlgA, with amino-acid sequence MAKRPLVLFATSEMFPFSKTGGLADVLGALPLALHRMGVNTAVVTPMYGRLSSGEWPVHLLHSGCLVGYPWAPVTCDVYMADYYGMPVYFIDRAEYFDRRYHYCTHHGDYFDNCERFLFFSRAVLEWAKHLGQPPAILHLNDWQTGVAAAFLHYWRKKDFFWKESRSVMTIHNLAFQGRFSNRLFENSGLPTEAWQMDGVEFYGDFSLLKAGIAYADAITTVSPGYAEEIVTPEYGCGLEGILSHRSHLLFGILNGADYDVWSPDGNRFLNCPYSHDSLEGKKDCKRNLLGAFDMDPALMDRPLLGFIGRLRQQKGIDLVLDVMAKLMDLDVGVVVLGEGNPEFEQRLSELVGEYPGRLRAHIGYTEELAHVIQAGADIFLMPSRYEPCGLTQMYALRFGTIPVATAVGGLKDTIIPYPKPGSTGFTFARPDADLLAETVGRAVAVWDKSQQWRAMCQRAMATEFSWDTAAKRYLDVYRLAGATL; translated from the coding sequence ATGGCAAAGCGTCCACTTGTGCTCTTCGCCACATCCGAAATGTTCCCCTTTTCCAAAACAGGGGGATTGGCGGATGTATTGGGGGCGTTGCCATTGGCATTGCACCGAATGGGCGTGAATACGGCGGTGGTTACCCCCATGTACGGACGATTGTCATCGGGGGAGTGGCCTGTGCACCTGCTGCATTCAGGCTGTCTGGTGGGGTATCCGTGGGCACCGGTGACCTGCGATGTCTACATGGCCGATTACTACGGGATGCCTGTTTATTTCATCGATCGTGCCGAATATTTCGACCGCCGCTACCATTACTGCACGCATCACGGCGATTATTTTGATAATTGCGAACGTTTTTTGTTTTTTTCTCGGGCTGTTTTGGAGTGGGCCAAGCATCTGGGACAACCTCCTGCGATATTGCACCTCAATGATTGGCAAACCGGAGTGGCTGCAGCCTTTTTGCATTACTGGCGCAAAAAGGATTTCTTCTGGAAAGAGTCCCGCAGCGTCATGACCATCCACAATCTGGCTTTCCAGGGCCGATTCTCCAACAGGCTATTCGAGAACAGCGGGTTGCCCACCGAGGCATGGCAGATGGATGGCGTTGAGTTCTATGGAGATTTTAGTCTGCTCAAGGCAGGAATTGCCTATGCCGACGCCATCACCACCGTCAGCCCCGGATATGCTGAAGAAATAGTGACCCCTGAATATGGCTGTGGACTGGAGGGGATTCTGTCACATCGCTCCCACCTGCTCTTTGGCATCTTGAACGGAGCGGATTACGATGTGTGGAGTCCAGATGGGAATCGTTTTTTGAATTGTCCCTATTCCCATGACAGCCTCGAGGGCAAAAAAGACTGCAAGCGCAATTTGCTGGGGGCGTTTGATATGGACCCGGCGCTGATGGACAGGCCACTGCTGGGATTCATCGGCAGGCTGCGGCAGCAGAAGGGCATTGATCTCGTTTTGGATGTCATGGCGAAGCTGATGGATTTGGATGTCGGCGTGGTTGTTCTGGGCGAGGGAAATCCTGAGTTTGAACAGCGATTGTCCGAGTTGGTGGGCGAATATCCGGGGCGGCTCCGTGCGCACATCGGGTATACCGAGGAATTGGCGCATGTGATCCAGGCGGGGGCTGATATCTTCCTGATGCCTTCCCGCTACGAGCCCTGTGGCCTGACTCAGATGTATGCCCTGCGGTTTGGGACAATTCCGGTTGCTACTGCGGTGGGTGGGCTTAAGGACACCATTATCCCTTATCCGAAACCAGGATCAACGGGGTTTACTTTTGCTCGTCCCGATGCCGATTTGCTGGCAGAAACCGTGGGGCGGGCCGTGGCAGTGTGGGACAAGTCGCAGCAGTGGAGGGCCATGTGCCAGCGCGCCATGGCAACGGAGTTTTCATGGGATACCGCGGCCAAGCGGTATCTGGACGTGTATCGTCTGGCTGGGGCGACGCTCTGA